From [Clostridium] symbiosum, a single genomic window includes:
- a CDS encoding sodium-dependent transporter produces MSHKNGNFSSSLGFVLACVGSAVGLGNIWMFPYRLGQFGGAAFLVPYIFFICLFGLTGLSAEFAIGRRAKTGTLGSYEYCWAHRGQGKAGRLLGWIPLLGSLGIAIGYSIIIGWVLRSLGGSLSGAILSEESAAYFAQATGSFGSLPWHLAVVLITVVILITGSVTQIERANRVMMPIFFVLFTVLAVRVFFLPGASAGYRFLFVPKWERLKDVNTWVMAMGQAFFSLSITGSGMIVYGSYLNKNADIVGASLRTAMFDTVAALLAALAIMPAVFAFGIEPGAGPSLMFITIPKIFAQMPMGQIFAVIFFLSVVFAGITSLINMFEAVIESIQHRFEVPRKLAVLLCGVICFGVGVFLEAEPSVGSWMDFITIMVVPFGAVLGAVSIYYILGYKEIRKEMEAGRGKKLPSLFGKIACGLYVPLTIIVFILGIIYKGIG; encoded by the coding sequence ATGAGTCACAAAAATGGTAATTTCAGCAGTTCGCTGGGTTTTGTCCTGGCCTGCGTGGGGTCCGCGGTGGGCCTGGGTAATATATGGATGTTTCCATACCGTCTGGGCCAGTTCGGAGGAGCGGCCTTCCTGGTTCCCTATATCTTTTTCATCTGCCTGTTCGGCCTGACCGGCCTGTCGGCGGAGTTTGCCATCGGGAGAAGGGCAAAGACAGGAACGCTTGGTTCTTATGAATATTGCTGGGCTCACAGGGGGCAGGGGAAAGCGGGGCGTCTGCTCGGCTGGATTCCGCTCCTTGGTTCTCTGGGAATCGCCATTGGATATTCAATTATTATCGGCTGGGTGCTCCGTTCCCTGGGCGGTTCCCTGTCCGGCGCCATTCTTTCGGAGGAGTCGGCCGCATATTTTGCACAGGCTACGGGCAGCTTTGGAAGTCTGCCGTGGCATCTGGCGGTAGTACTGATTACGGTCGTGATCCTGATTACGGGCTCTGTTACACAGATAGAGCGTGCAAACCGCGTGATGATGCCCATTTTCTTCGTGCTTTTTACCGTCCTGGCGGTCAGGGTGTTTTTCCTGCCGGGCGCATCCGCAGGCTACCGCTTTCTCTTTGTGCCGAAGTGGGAGCGTCTGAAGGATGTCAATACCTGGGTTATGGCCATGGGACAGGCATTTTTTTCGCTGTCCATCACGGGGTCAGGAATGATCGTATACGGTTCCTACCTTAATAAAAATGCCGATATCGTGGGCGCGTCGCTGCGCACGGCGATGTTTGACACGGTGGCGGCTCTTCTTGCAGCCCTGGCCATCATGCCGGCCGTATTTGCATTCGGCATTGAGCCGGGAGCCGGTCCATCGCTGATGTTTATCACGATTCCGAAGATTTTCGCACAGATGCCGATGGGGCAAATTTTTGCCGTGATTTTCTTCCTTTCCGTGGTATTTGCAGGAATCACTTCTTTAATTAATATGTTTGAAGCAGTAATTGAAAGTATCCAGCATCGGTTTGAGGTTCCAAGAAAACTTGCGGTGCTTCTGTGCGGCGTGATTTGTTTTGGTGTCGGCGTATTCCTGGAAGCGGAGCCTTCTGTCGGAAGCTGGATGGATTTCATCACCATCATGGTGGTTCCGTTTGGGGCGGTGCTCGGCGCGGTTTCCATTTATTACATTCTGGGATACAAAGAAATCAGGAAAGAAATGGAGGCGGGAAGAGGAAAAAAACTGCCGTCCCTGTTCGGTAAAATTGCCTGCGGACTCTATGTGCCGCTTACAATTATCGTATTTATCCTGGGTATCATTTACAAGGGAATTGGTTGA
- a CDS encoding aspartyl-phosphate phosphatase Spo0E family protein, producing the protein MANAREELISKIENARERLNRSIDTEDEYKVIYQCSVELDQLLNQYVVAGY; encoded by the coding sequence ATGGCAAATGCGAGAGAAGAATTGATCAGTAAAATCGAAAACGCAAGGGAACGGTTGAATAGAAGCATTGACACGGAGGATGAATATAAAGTGATTTATCAGTGCAGTGTGGAGCTTGATCAGTTATTAAATCAATATGTTGTAGCCGGTTACTAA